AGAGATATGCTGCAGAACATAATTTGTGACAACCTGTTGGTCTTCTTTAAGAGATACTAGTAAAGATAATAAAAACATGTCTTTTTGACAGAAGTTGGGCTTAGCAAGTATAGGTGTGTTGGGCTGGATAAGgatttgatgggggggggggcagagttgAAATAAGATAAGCAAAGTATTTGAATCAAAGGGAATCACTCACAGCTTCCATGGGCTGGGGGCAGCAGGCATCCAGGCATCGGGCTGGACTGGGCAGAGGGAAGTCACAGGCTTCAGCATAGCCCTGGCAACACTCAAAGGGACCAGGGGCATCTTCCTTCCTGCAGGACCCTCTGCAGTCGGACAGACAGCAATCCTGCTCCTAAGAGTCAGAGAGAGTTCAGACTCCTAGATCTCCTCATTGCCCCTTTCCCTCTTGTGCTAATTGGGCAACACACATACCAAAGAGAGTTGGGAAGAATTCCTAGCTTCTTGGAAGGGGTAGGATTTGAGAAACAAGAAGCTAGAATTTTGAGAGGGAAGCAAGATTTTAAGAGAACAACTGGATTCTAGAGGGATGAGAACCAGAGTAGAAAAAGAATGGAGCattttgggtaaaaaaaaaaacagctgggGATCTAGGGTACCTgagactttcttttcttcttccctgaacTAGTATGGCCCACTCccacttcccctcccttccctgggTTCCTCCTCACCACCAAATAACGTCTGGCCAGCAGCACCAGGCCAAGCAGCAGCAAGTAGACAACCACAGTGATGAAGACGATAGCAGGAATAGGCAAGGAGGCACTCACCACAGGAGCCTGGGCTGGGTTCAGGGAACTATAGGAAGCCTCTGTGAGCTATATAtagggaggaaagggggagaggatgGGTGCTTCAAGGCACCCAAAGGAGAGGAATGTGGATAGagttgggaagggaagagagaaagccaGATTTGCAGAGCAAAGGGCTAAAATTGGGGAGAATAAAATGGGTATGGTTAAAGAACAAGAGTGGGGTCAGTGACTTACATCCATGGGGCAGGCTCTTTTGTGATGGTCCAGAATCTGCAAGGGAGGGCAGGAGAGTCTTAGAACAATAGGCTAGCTAGTTggatgggttttttaaaatatacataaaatatcagATGTCATGCTGAAAGGGATCTTCAAGTCCAAtccattcattttgcattttacaAGAAGAGCAAACTGAGTACTAGAGAGGTCAAAAGCCGGGCCAGTGTCCACCTAAGTAGTAAACAGCTTACTCTGATATTCAAATCTAGACCCCTCCTACTCCAAAAACATCAATTAGTAGGCGGAATTCCTAACCCCCTCAGAAGATGATACTTTGTAACTGAAAGGAGAAACCTAAGAGATTAGCAGATCCAAACCTTTATTTCTTTCTACAGTTGccaagggggaaagggggggggggggcgcgcggagcagagtgagagtgagagtgagtgTTTTGACTAACCCAGGAAAGAAATATGGGGTAAAAGTGAGAGAGACCTGGATAGAAAACTTACAAAGAGAGATAGCTGGAATTCTAGCTCTACTCCTCAGACTCTGCGGCACTGTTACCTAGTCCCGCTGCTGATGGCTCTCCGAACATAAAACATACCGGATCCGATAATTATGACTCAGACCCAGATCGTTCCCCCGCCCCCCGCACCCCACCCCAGGCCCTTCCGGGGCTCCACTACACTGGGACGAAGAAACAGGCCCAGGTTAACAAAGGGATCAGTTCGCCCTAGGTCCCCAAGACGACATCTCGTGCCCGTGGACTCTGCCCAGGCTGAGGGGCAGCTCGGACCTCCCTGGATTTCCCCTCGATCAAACGACGCCCGCGGCCACCTCCCAACCGTGGGCCCCCAACACACCCACCCACCCAGCCTCAGGCACCACTTCCCAACGGCCGCGGGCAGCCGTAGCCTCCTGAGGTTTCCCCTCCTCCCCGCCCGAGCCCGCGCCCCACACTCCTCCCTCATTACCTATGCAGAGAAGGCGAGTGAATATGTATTAGGTCTCGCGGTGCCCCGCCGGAGCCGAGAGAGTCCCGAGCGCGCGCCAGCCCCAAGACAAAGTAGCCTCCTCCCGCCGCTTTCCAAAGTTACCATAGCAACCAACGCTCCGGGATTACGGCGGCCGATGAAGCCCATAATTCCTCTGCTTTTCCCTTTTTTGCCCAGGAGCACACTTTTCGGGCCTCTcctggatttttttccttctcttccctctgctGACGGCAAGCGCATCTGAGACCAAAAGACGTTCTTCTTCAGAATGGTCTGTCtctgataagacatcctttcttctctttgagCTTGCATTTTCGTGTTGGGTAGGGAAACATAGAATTTAGGGTTTTTAATCTAGTTCAGTTGCCCATTGTAttgatggaaaaactgaggccaaataGAGAAGACCCATTGGTCCTTCTCAGGGTCGTTGGGGGTGGGCCTGGGATGCTGTGGTATGGAACTAGTTCTGGAAGCCTAGGTTCAGCTCTCTGCTcagttatttatcattttttgcaAGCCACTTCCCCTTTTCTGGGCCTCAAAATAAGTGATCTCTACTGTCCATTCAATTATGGATCCTATGGTGTGTGATCCTTAGaaatttcagttttattcatTGCTTTCCTCTTCCTCTGAAGGACAGTGCTGCCATCTACTTTCCACTTTCCTTCTAAATCTCAAATATCTACTGTTCTCAGCTTCAAATTTGCAGGCACCACAGTGACTCTTCCTTTGACTCCTTCAGATGGATCATCTTTAGACATCCATAGAGCCCTATGAGGCAGTGAAGGAAGCTTAGCTTCAGAAGATCATTGAAATTTAAAGGGTCCTGGTGGGACTTATACTCTTTCCATAGTAGAAACAACGGTAATAGTAGAAGTAGCAATTAACACATATAGCACactaagatttgcaaaacacaatataaattatctcatttggtcttcataacAATCTCGTGGGATAGGTactattaatatcctcattttacagatgagaaacctggGATTGGAAAAGCTttaatgaagatttgaacccaagtctttcagaCTTCAAGTTGTAATCTACCAATCACCCAACCAGAATAGCACCTATTTAGCAGAATAATAACTTCAAAACTATCAACCTGCTTCTTCTTCTAGGTGAACTCTTTAGCTTGATTCAGCTCTTCTCCTCCCATCAGACCCAGGCAGTAATCTCAGCTTTAGCCTCAAAATACCCTAGGTTCTTGATCTCAGTTTACAGGATTTTGACAAATACTTATAGaaaatttgaatgaatgaaaaaaatgaatttgtcttttaaatttgggagttttgtttgtttgttttttaagactgAGTATGGTGCCAAAATTGCTACTTATAATTGGGGACATTCACAGTCTCTATATCTTTGGTAATAAGTGATTTCTCTCTGCTCCAGgtgtgttttctcattttctccagtAAAGTGTTTCAAAtgcatttttatctttctagCTCTCTCTATGACTTCTCGCTCAGGCAGAGGGAACAAGACCTCTGAGGGTTTCCAATCCTAGAGTGTCTCTTTCTTTGATGACAGAACTTCTGATTCAAGAACAGTAGCAGATTgaacccttctctctcccccaatACCCTAGAAGGAATACTGATCTCCAGGGCATTGCTAGCTACTTCATCACTCCATTTGCTTTGAGG
The window above is part of the Monodelphis domestica isolate mMonDom1 chromosome 7, mMonDom1.pri, whole genome shotgun sequence genome. Proteins encoded here:
- the LOC107649638 gene encoding sperm mitochondrial-associated cysteine-rich protein; the protein is MDLTEASYSSLNPAQAPVVSASLPIPAIVFITVVVYLLLLGLVLLARRYLVEQDCCLSDCRGSCRKEDAPGPFECCQGYAEACDFPLPSPARCLDACCPQPMEAGWAPQCPRCCPLCDCACACQLPECQSLNCLCFEIKLR